In one Brevibacillus composti genomic region, the following are encoded:
- a CDS encoding MGDG synthase family glycosyltransferase, protein MNRKRILLVTEEWAGSGHRMAAEALADALREIQPDTEVKIVMGLQTASPMLREVSRFFYLNILRYRPSIWQRLHERDHKWAAALKKPLGIWLSRRLVTRLIEQERPDIVVATHAYCFAALAEAKRKASKPFSLVGIPTDYCFHHFWVHPGADLYAVAHPQLAEQIRVHAGLEHVSILEAGIPIRRKFQTFTEYEKVQWKQKLGLQPQLFTVLLCGGEGGYGAMEQVLRGLVAETDPLQIVVVTGRNQALRERLSRLVPELPNRTGHALVIRGYEPAIWEWMAAADLFITKPGGISCAEALALRTPLILYQPLPGQEQRNVSFLVQQQAALFAGQADQVGELVGRLRTSAEEREEIIGRMSQLGKPDASERIARYLLQL, encoded by the coding sequence GTGAACCGCAAGAGGATCTTGCTCGTAACCGAGGAATGGGCGGGCAGCGGACACCGGATGGCGGCCGAAGCTCTGGCCGATGCCTTGCGGGAGATACAACCGGATACAGAGGTCAAGATCGTGATGGGATTGCAGACAGCCAGCCCCATGCTGCGGGAAGTATCCCGTTTTTTTTATCTGAATATCCTCCGCTACCGTCCCTCCATCTGGCAACGCCTGCATGAGCGCGACCACAAGTGGGCGGCAGCCCTGAAAAAACCGCTGGGCATCTGGCTGTCCCGCAGGCTGGTCACCCGTCTGATTGAACAGGAGAGGCCCGATATCGTCGTCGCGACGCATGCCTATTGTTTCGCCGCACTTGCGGAAGCGAAGCGGAAAGCATCCAAACCGTTTTCGTTAGTAGGGATCCCGACGGATTATTGCTTCCATCATTTTTGGGTTCATCCTGGGGCGGATCTCTACGCCGTCGCCCACCCGCAGTTGGCCGAACAGATACGCGTGCACGCCGGACTGGAGCATGTATCCATTCTGGAAGCGGGCATCCCCATCCGCCGAAAGTTTCAGACTTTCACCGAATATGAAAAAGTGCAGTGGAAACAGAAGCTGGGGCTGCAGCCGCAGCTATTTACTGTTTTACTTTGCGGAGGCGAAGGTGGATACGGGGCGATGGAGCAGGTGCTGCGAGGACTGGTCGCGGAAACAGACCCTCTCCAGATCGTCGTCGTCACGGGACGGAATCAAGCGCTGCGGGAGCGGCTGTCCCGATTGGTCCCCGAGCTGCCGAACCGGACGGGTCACGCATTGGTCATTCGCGGCTATGAGCCGGCGATCTGGGAGTGGATGGCCGCAGCGGATCTCTTCATTACCAAGCCCGGTGGCATCAGCTGTGCAGAGGCGCTCGCTCTCCGCACGCCGCTCATTCTGTACCAGCCGCTGCCCGGTCAGGAGCAGCGGAATGTCTCGTTTCTCGTGCAGCAGCAAGCCGCTCTGTTTGCGGGACAAGCTGATCAGGTCGGAGAGTTGGTGGGCAGGCTGCGGACGTCAGCCGAAGAGCGGGAGGAGATCATCGGGAGGATGAGCCAGCTAGGAAAACCGGATGCCTCGGAGAGAATCGCCAGATATCTGCTCCAGCTATAA
- a CDS encoding DUF421 domain-containing protein, with product MPDWLHIALRSLGAVAYLFILTKMIGKRQIKQLTYIEYIVGITIGSIAAYMATEMDGPVYHSLIAMAVFALVPYAFDWLALKSKTLRDFFQGKSTVLIKDGKILEDNLKKERLTNEDLLEQLRIKNVFRLADVEFACMETNGELSVLLKSQHQTVTPQHLNLHVAPAEEPQAVILDGVIMDEPLSTLGLNRQWVRMELEKAGVALENVYFGQVDRAGQLYLDLYDDKLKVAEPQALKLTWAQLKKCQADLELFSLSTKNEQQKRMYQRDAELLQKVLNQVMPLLTK from the coding sequence TTGCCCGATTGGTTGCATATCGCCTTACGCTCATTAGGGGCAGTCGCTTATCTGTTTATCCTGACCAAGATGATTGGCAAAAGACAGATCAAGCAGTTGACGTACATTGAATACATCGTCGGGATCACGATCGGTTCGATCGCCGCCTATATGGCGACAGAGATGGACGGCCCGGTATACCACAGCCTGATCGCCATGGCGGTGTTTGCCCTGGTGCCGTACGCCTTCGATTGGCTGGCGTTGAAGAGCAAGACCCTGCGGGACTTCTTCCAGGGGAAATCGACTGTATTGATCAAAGACGGCAAGATATTGGAAGACAACTTAAAAAAAGAGCGCTTGACCAATGAAGACTTGTTGGAGCAGCTGCGCATCAAGAATGTCTTTCGCCTGGCTGACGTGGAATTCGCCTGCATGGAGACCAATGGGGAACTGAGCGTGCTGCTGAAGTCCCAGCACCAGACCGTGACACCGCAGCATCTGAATCTCCATGTAGCTCCTGCGGAAGAACCGCAGGCTGTGATTCTGGATGGCGTCATTATGGATGAGCCGCTTTCGACGCTCGGGCTGAATCGCCAATGGGTGCGGATGGAGCTGGAAAAAGCGGGCGTCGCCTTGGAGAATGTCTATTTTGGACAGGTGGACAGGGCAGGTCAACTCTACCTCGATTTGTACGACGACAAGCTGAAGGTGGCCGAGCCGCAGGCTTTGAAATTAACCTGGGCGCAGTTAAAAAAATGCCAGGCCGATCTCGAGCTGTTTTCGCTCTCTACCAAAAATGAGCAGCAAAAGCGGATGTACCAGCGAGATGCGGAACTGCTGCAAAAAGTGTTAAACCAAGTGATGCCGCTCTTGACGAAATAA
- the spoVAE gene encoding stage V sporulation protein AE, which produces MTFLWAFLVGGTICLIGQFLLDVVKLTPAHTMSSMVVAGAVLDGLGLYDPLIHFAGAGATVPITSFGNALVHGAMAEAEQHGLVGVITGIFEVTSAGISSAIVFGFFAAVLFRPKG; this is translated from the coding sequence ATGACGTTTCTTTGGGCTTTTTTGGTGGGGGGAACGATTTGCCTGATCGGTCAGTTTCTCCTCGACGTCGTCAAGTTAACCCCCGCTCACACGATGTCTTCGATGGTGGTAGCCGGAGCCGTGCTGGATGGTTTGGGCCTATATGATCCGCTCATCCATTTCGCCGGAGCAGGTGCCACGGTACCCATCACCAGCTTTGGCAATGCGCTGGTGCACGGGGCTATGGCGGAAGCAGAGCAGCATGGCTTGGTCGGCGTGATTACAGGGATTTTTGAAGTGACCAGCGCGGGGATATCGTCCGCCATCGTGTTTGGCTTTTTTGCGGCGGTACTGTTCCGGCCGAAAGGGTAA
- the spoVAC gene encoding stage V sporulation protein AC — translation MADQKKKKLTLAQQQYQQLAKRHEPPRPLLRNFVRAFLVGGVICLIGQGIQEMFIRYFDFTEKTAAAPTVAVLIFLSALLTGLGVYDRIAQWAGAGTSVPVTGFANSITSAAIEHRSEGFVLGVGGNMFKLAGSVIVFGVFAAFVVGIVKTLFKMGG, via the coding sequence ATGGCAGATCAAAAAAAGAAGAAGCTGACCCTGGCACAGCAGCAGTATCAACAACTGGCCAAACGCCACGAGCCGCCCCGCCCGCTGCTGCGCAATTTTGTCCGGGCTTTTTTGGTGGGAGGCGTGATTTGTTTGATCGGACAAGGGATTCAAGAGATGTTTATTCGTTATTTTGACTTTACGGAAAAGACTGCAGCAGCCCCTACCGTCGCCGTCTTAATCTTCCTTTCCGCTCTCCTGACCGGGCTGGGCGTGTACGACAGAATCGCCCAATGGGCAGGGGCGGGCACCAGTGTGCCCGTGACGGGATTCGCCAATTCGATCACGTCGGCCGCGATTGAGCATCGCAGCGAAGGTTTTGTCCTCGGCGTAGGCGGAAACATGTTCAAGCTGGCAGGCTCTGTGATCGTCTTTGGCGTGTTTGCCGCCTTTGTGGTAGGGATCGTGAAAACACTGTTCAAGATGGGAGGCTAA
- the spoVAD gene encoding stage V sporulation protein AD, producing the protein MRQGYQSWVFPSKPVILASSAIGGPFEAKGPLGEDFDITHGDLMIGQDSWEKAEKVLLEEACDKALEKAGLQREQIHVLLAGDLMNQIITSSFSARTLGIPYLGLFGACSTAMEGLALGALLVESGASDYVIAATGSHNGAAEKQYRYPTEYGGQKPPTAQWTVTGAGAAVIGKQGSGLQITAATIGKIVDMGLSDPFNMGAAMAPAALSTIETHFRDLQLPHDHYDLVVTGDLGKVGHAILSELLPQHQVAIPLERYIDCGKLVYGDHPAVWSGGSGCGCVATVTYGHLFRRMRAGEWKRILVIATGALLSPISYQQGESIPCIAHAVAIEAPPAEEG; encoded by the coding sequence ATGCGGCAAGGTTATCAATCATGGGTGTTTCCTTCCAAACCGGTCATTCTGGCCTCCTCTGCCATCGGCGGCCCGTTTGAGGCGAAGGGACCGCTGGGTGAAGATTTTGACATTACCCATGGGGATTTGATGATCGGGCAAGACAGCTGGGAAAAGGCCGAGAAGGTGCTGCTGGAGGAAGCCTGCGACAAGGCTCTGGAGAAAGCCGGGCTGCAGCGGGAACAGATCCACGTCTTATTGGCGGGAGATCTGATGAACCAGATCATCACTTCCAGCTTCTCGGCACGGACACTGGGCATCCCGTATCTGGGCCTGTTCGGGGCCTGTTCGACGGCGATGGAGGGACTAGCTCTGGGGGCATTGCTGGTAGAAAGCGGCGCCAGCGATTACGTCATCGCGGCGACAGGCAGCCACAACGGGGCAGCCGAAAAGCAGTACCGCTATCCCACCGAGTACGGGGGACAAAAGCCGCCGACTGCTCAGTGGACGGTGACGGGAGCGGGTGCGGCGGTGATCGGCAAACAGGGCAGCGGACTGCAAATTACGGCCGCGACAATCGGCAAAATCGTCGATATGGGGCTGAGCGATCCCTTTAACATGGGGGCGGCCATGGCGCCCGCGGCGCTTTCCACCATCGAGACGCATTTCCGCGATTTGCAGCTTCCGCACGATCATTATGATCTGGTGGTTACCGGAGATTTGGGGAAAGTGGGCCATGCGATCCTCTCGGAGCTGTTGCCCCAGCATCAGGTCGCCATTCCGCTCGAGCGGTACATCGACTGCGGAAAGCTGGTCTACGGCGATCACCCGGCGGTCTGGTCAGGGGGCAGCGGCTGCGGATGCGTGGCAACGGTTACATACGGACATCTCTTCCGCAGGATGAGGGCCGGCGAGTGGAAGCGGATCCTGGTGATTGCAACGGGAGCCCTGCTGTCGCCGATCTCCTATCAGCAAGGGGAGAGCATTCCCTGCATTGCGCACGCGGTCGCGATCGAAGCACCGCCTGCAGAGGAGGGATAA
- a CDS encoding DUF1657 domain-containing protein: protein MTVASQVKQTLASLKGAQANLETFALNTQNKQAKQLYADAAKQTQAIVTNLQQRVTELENEEPQYKGF, encoded by the coding sequence ATGACCGTTGCATCACAAGTCAAACAAACACTCGCCAGCTTGAAGGGCGCCCAAGCCAATCTGGAAACATTTGCCCTGAACACGCAAAACAAGCAGGCCAAGCAACTGTATGCGGACGCCGCTAAGCAAACCCAGGCGATTGTGACCAACTTGCAGCAGCGCGTAACCGAGTTGGAAAATGAAGAGCCGCAGTACAAGGGTTTCTAA
- a CDS encoding alpha/beta-type small acid-soluble spore protein, producing MPNSGSRNNLLVPQANQALDQLKYEIAAEFGVQLGADTTSRQNGSVGGEITKRLVSFAEQQLAGRG from the coding sequence ATGCCAAACAGCGGTTCCCGTAACAACCTTCTGGTACCTCAAGCCAACCAAGCTCTGGACCAATTGAAATATGAAATTGCTGCAGAGTTCGGTGTACAACTGGGTGCCGACACCACTTCCCGTCAAAACGGTTCTGTTGGGGGAGAAATCACCAAGCGTCTCGTTTCTTTCGCTGAGCAACAACTGGCTGGTCGCGGATAA